The Euphorbia lathyris chromosome 2, ddEupLath1.1, whole genome shotgun sequence genome includes a window with the following:
- the LOC136217014 gene encoding UPF0481 protein At3g47200-like — MSMNTREQIRSRDQISIDIKQPDEELLISIRNEMERISSSHSISKVKDNLRRTKPEAYIPDIVSIGPYHHKRPDLIIDESDKWRYMHALLNRKPNLEASLNDCVTALSEVDHRARSCYADYHSNSSDRHEFLKMMLVDGCFIIELLLKYSVRSLRRRNDRIFSTPGMLFDLRCDLILLENQIPLFVLQRLFQVIPIPKQCQFSFPDLAFRFFKNMIPGDPKLNREKFNQEAHHLLDIMCHCLLPTIPRVPKPKQPKPLPSATELRQSGIRIKRGKSENILDIKFSKGILEIPIILVHQYTESLFRNLLALEQCATDTMQTHFITSYVIFVKMLLKTRKDVELFHKREILINYDAKTDKEVDKLFDALCKEVEMEVRDFYFDGVCEQVNEYTGKSWELWRKRPNFGRFRSYRMRLVFVISMVALLLAIVGSSFSILSFFLHRSVKS; from the coding sequence ATGTCTATGAACACAAGAGAACAGATTAGAAGCAGAGATCAGATTTCAATTGACATCAAACAACCTGATGAAGAGCTACTGATTTCAatcagaaatgaaatggaaaGAATCTCTTCTTCACATTCTATATCCAAAGTGAAAGACAATCTTCGCCGGACAAAACCAGAGGCATACATTCCCGATATCGTCTCAATCGGCCCTTACCACCATAAGAGACCTGATTTAATCATCgatgaaagcgataaatggcgATACATGCACGCACTCCTCAATCGAAAACCGAATCTCGAAGCAAGTTTAAACGACTGTGTTACTGCACTCTCAGAGGTAGATCATAGAGCTCGCTCTTGCTATGCTGATTATCACTCCAATAGCTCAGATCGCCATGAGTTTCTGAAGATGATGCTCGTTGATGGCTGTTTCATCATCGAGCTGCTTTTGAAGTATTCTGTGAGGAGTTTACGGCGAAGAAATGATCGGATATTTAGTACGCCGGGAATGCTTTTCGATTTGAGATGTGATTTGATATTGCTCGAGAATCAAATTCCGTTGTTCGTTCTTCAGCGATTGTTTCAGGTAATTCCGATTCCGAAACAATGTCAATTCTCATTTCCTGATCTTGCTTTTCGTTTCTTCAAAAACATGATTCCCGGCGATCCGAAACTCAACCGGGAAAAGTTCAACCAAGAAGCACACCACCTGCTCGACATAATGTGTCACTGTCTTCTCCCTACAATTCCACGAGTCCCAAAGCCAAAACAACCAAAACCTCTTCCCTCCGCAACAGAGCTTCGTCAATCAGGAATCAGAATCAAAAGAGGTAAATCGGAAAACATTCTCGACATAAAATTCTCCAAAGGAATTCTagaaattccaatcattctAGTCCATCAATACACAGAAAGTCTCTTCAGAAATCTCCTCGCATTAGAACAATGTGCTACAGATACAATGCAGACTCATTTCATCACTTCCTACGTGATCTTCGTTAaaatgctgctgaaaacacgcAAGGATGTGGAATTGTTTCATAAACGGGAGATTCTGATCAATTATGATGCTAAAACGGACAAAGAAGTAGATAAGCTGTTTGATGCGTTGTGCAAAGAGGTGGAAATGGAAGTTCGAGATTTTTACTTTGATGGTGTGTGTGAACAGGTGAATGAGTATACAGGGAAGAGTTGGGAGTTATGGCGTAAAAGGCCTAATTTTGGAAGATTTAGAAGTTATCGTATGCGTTTAGTTTTTGTGATTTCTATGGTGGCTCTTCTTCTTGCCATTGTTGGATCTTCCTTTTCCATATTATCGTTTTTTCTGCACCGTTCTGTGAAATCTTaa
- the LOC136220061 gene encoding aldehyde dehydrogenase 22A1: protein MAFWWPLIVIAFAYGICRFLLMLIPLNVPSIDVDSSDVLDGNQTQENSFIYVPPRGRQQQQDRKVQCYEPATMKYLGYFPALSPAEVKERVAQARKAQKIWAKSSFKIRRQFLRILLKYIIEHQELICEVSSRDTGKTMVDASLGEIMTTCEKITWLLSEGEKWLKPEYRSCGRSMLHKKSKVEFHPLGVIGAVVSWNYPFHNIFNPMLAAVFSGNSIVIKVSEHASWSGCFYFRIIQAALAAVGAPENLVDIITGFAETGEALVSSADKIIFVGSPGVGKVIMRNAANTLVPVTLELGGKDAFIVCEDVDVPQVAQIAVRAALQSSGQNCAGAERFYVHKDIHSSFVSEITKIVKSVSAGPPLLGRYDMGAICLQEHSDRLQNLVNDALDKGAEIIARGSVGHLCEGAVDQYFPPTVLVNVNHTMKLMQEEAFGPIMPIMKFSTDEEVVRLANDSRYGLGCAVFSGKQHRAKDIASQIHCGVAAINDFASNYMCQSLPFGGVKDSGFGRFAGIEGLRACCLVKSVVEDRWWPYIKTVIPKPIQYPVSENGFDFQISLVEALYGLNIWDRLRALVNVLKIVSDQNASSNKRD, encoded by the exons ATGGCTTTTTGGTGGCCGCTAATCGTTATCGCGTTTGCCTATGGTATCTGTCGATTCTTGTTGATGCTCATTCCTCTCAATGTGCCTTCGATTGACGTCGACTCATCTGATG TGTTGGACGGGAATCAAACGCAGGAGAATAGCTTCATTTAC GTACCTCCCAGGGGAAGGCAACAACAACAAGACAGAAAAGTGCAGTGCTATGAACCTGCAACCATGAAATACTTGGGATATTTCCCTGCTTTGTCTCCTGCTGAG GTCAAGGAACGAGTTGCACAGGCAAGGAAGGCTCAGAAAATATGGGCAAAAAGCAGCTTCAAGATAAGGCGTCAGTTTTTGAGGATACTTTTGAAGTATATTATTGAACACCAAGAGCTTATATGCGA AGTGTCTTCCCGTGATACTGGAAAAACAATGGTAGATGCCTCTTTAGGAGAAATAATGACGACATGTGAGAAGATAACTTGGCTTCTCTCAGAGGGTGAGAAATGGCTAAAGCCTGAATACAG ATCTTGTGGGAGATCAATGCTTCACAAGAAATCCAAAGTGGAGTTTCATCCTCTTGGTGTCATTGGTGCCGTAGTGTCTTGGAACTATCCTTTCCACAATATTTTTAATCCAATGCTAGCGGCGGTCTTTTCAGGAAACAGTATTGTGATCAAG GTTTCAGAACATgcaagttggtcaggatgtttCTACTTTCGAATAATCCAAGCTGCACTTGCTGCAGTAGGAGCTCCAGAAAATCTGGTTGACATAATAACAGG ATTTGCTGAAACGGGAGAAGCACTTGTCTCTTCAGCTGATAAAATCATATTTGTCGGATCACCTGGTGTGGGTAAAGTG ATAATGAGAAATGCTGCCAACACACTTGTACCTGTTACACTTGAGCTTGGTGGAAAAGATGCATTCATTGTGTGTGAAGATGTGGACGTGCCTCAA GTTGCACAAATTGCTGTGAGGGCTGCTCTTCAATCAAGTGGGCAGAACTGTGCTGGAGCTGAGAGATTTTATGTTCATAAAGACATACATTCTTCTTTTGTCAGTGAAATTACCAAGATTGTAAAATCTGTTTCAGCT GGACCACCACTTCTTGGAAGGTATGACATGGGAGCAATATGCTTACAAGAGCATTCCGATAGGCTTCAAAACCTTGTGAATGATGCCCTTGATAAAGGAGCAGAAATTATTGCTAGAGGAAGTGTTGGTCATTTATGTGAAGGTGCAGTTGATCAGTATTTCCCTCCCACCGTGCTTGTGAATGTAAATCACACAATGAAATTGATGCAAGAAGAG GCTTTTGGACCCATCATGCCAATAATGAAATTTAGCACGGAtgaagaggttgtcaggctggCAAATGACTCTAGATATGGACTTGGCTGTGCTGTTTTTTCTGGTAAACAACACCGAGCCAAAGATATTGCTTCCCAGATACACTGTGGAGTTGCTGCAATTAATGACTTCGCTTCAAATTACATGTGTCAG TCCTTGCCATTTGGTGGTGTGAAAGACAGCGGCTTTGGACGATTTGCTGGTATAGAAGGACTGAGAGCTTGTTGTCTTGTAAAGTCAGTTGTTGAGGATAGATGGTGGCCTTATATCAAAACCGTAATCCCAAAACCTATTCAG